A single region of the Salipaludibacillus sp. LMS25 genome encodes:
- a CDS encoding DNA ligase D, translating into MVPMRLTPTTLLPDGDDWQYEVKYDGFRCMLLIEKGSVQVLSKTGKVLNTSFPEIEAFVQQRAVALQPYLPLQLDGELVHLVNRYKSHFSTVQKRSRMKKGTAIRDISAKLPCHLVVFDLLKVNGTSLVTKSLQQRQEQLHLIFKELDFPLTVTPEDSRCLQYIAPSASLVHLWDKIVQFNGEGLIAKKHTSAYKEGIRSKQWLKKKFWRTISVILLEYNEFNGYFQGAVYQDSALIPVVDVIHGFSDTERNTLIAMFKQNGHQITSTIWQLSPSICVSVACIDFDGSHLREPRFTSFLLHEQPDNCTWEQMNRQLYPLPSHVMITHHDKPVWPEQHVTKDDYLIFLQKVGPYMLPFLHNRLLTVIRYPHGVDGDAFYQKNVPDYAPEFVKTTRADDIAYITCNSMDTLLWLGNQLALEFHIPFQPYTERKPTEIVLDLDPPSVSHFSLAIEAAQHFKAIFDECSITSFVKTSGRKGLQLYIPLPKDTFSYHDTRIITSFLCHFLCEQKPSLFTTERLKKKRGERLYLDYMQHDAGKTLIAPYSPRGEKDGTVAVPLYWEEVNDNLSPSHFTIKNVADRLLQKGDPFRFMYEATNKDALQALLDRLKV; encoded by the coding sequence ATGGTACCGATGCGTTTAACGCCTACAACGCTTTTGCCTGACGGTGATGATTGGCAATATGAAGTGAAATATGATGGATTTCGTTGTATGCTTCTTATAGAAAAGGGCAGCGTGCAAGTGTTAAGCAAAACGGGGAAGGTTTTAAATACTTCCTTCCCTGAGATTGAAGCCTTCGTCCAGCAGCGTGCAGTTGCTTTACAGCCGTATCTCCCCCTCCAATTAGATGGTGAATTAGTTCATTTAGTGAATAGGTATAAAAGTCATTTTTCTACAGTCCAGAAGCGGAGCAGGATGAAAAAGGGAACAGCGATTCGGGACATATCAGCTAAACTTCCGTGTCACCTCGTTGTGTTTGATTTGCTAAAGGTTAATGGAACCTCTCTTGTCACGAAGTCTTTACAACAACGTCAGGAACAATTACATCTCATATTTAAAGAGCTGGACTTTCCCTTAACTGTTACACCTGAAGACAGCCGGTGCCTTCAATACATCGCCCCTTCTGCATCTTTAGTGCATCTATGGGACAAAATCGTTCAATTTAATGGTGAAGGCCTCATCGCCAAAAAGCACACTTCGGCATACAAAGAAGGCATCAGAAGTAAGCAATGGTTGAAAAAGAAATTTTGGCGCACGATTAGTGTAATTTTATTAGAGTATAACGAATTTAATGGTTATTTTCAGGGGGCCGTTTACCAAGATAGTGCGTTAATACCAGTTGTGGATGTGATACACGGCTTTAGTGATACAGAGCGGAACACTCTCATTGCCATGTTTAAACAAAATGGGCATCAGATCACTTCTACTATATGGCAATTATCACCCTCAATTTGTGTTAGTGTGGCATGTATTGATTTTGACGGTTCCCACTTGCGTGAGCCGCGCTTTACATCGTTTTTATTACATGAACAACCTGATAACTGCACGTGGGAACAAATGAATCGACAGCTTTACCCCCTGCCCTCTCATGTGATGATCACCCATCACGACAAACCGGTTTGGCCGGAACAGCACGTAACAAAAGATGATTACCTGATCTTTTTACAAAAAGTCGGCCCCTATATGCTACCTTTTTTGCACAATCGCTTGCTGACCGTCATTCGTTATCCACACGGTGTGGACGGTGACGCTTTTTACCAAAAAAACGTGCCTGATTATGCCCCAGAGTTCGTTAAGACAACTCGAGCAGACGATATAGCTTACATCACGTGTAATAGCATGGACACCCTTCTTTGGTTAGGAAACCAGCTTGCTTTAGAATTTCACATCCCTTTTCAGCCTTATACAGAACGTAAACCAACTGAAATTGTCTTGGACTTAGATCCGCCTTCGGTTAGCCATTTTTCATTAGCCATTGAAGCCGCGCAACATTTTAAAGCCATATTCGATGAGTGTAGCATTACTTCCTTCGTTAAAACATCTGGCCGAAAAGGGTTACAATTGTATATTCCTTTGCCAAAGGACACATTTTCTTATCATGACACTCGCATCATAACATCTTTTCTCTGTCACTTTTTATGTGAACAAAAGCCCTCACTGTTTACAACTGAACGTTTAAAAAAGAAACGAGGTGAGCGCTTGTATCTTGATTATATGCAGCATGATGCTGGAAAAACGCTCATTGCCCCTTATTCACCAAGAGGGGAGAAAGACGGAACAGTGGCAGTCCCTTTATATTGGGAAGAAGTTAATGACAACCTTTCACCTTCTCACTTTACTATTAAAAACGTCGCTGACCGCCTTTTACAAAAAGGAGACCCTTTTAGATTTATGTACGAGGCAACTAATAAAGACGCATTACAGGCGCTTTTAGACCGACTAAAAGTGTAG
- the pta gene encoding phosphate acetyltransferase, with the protein MSNMFADIQKKVKKANPSIVFPEGTDERILEATVRLKENGILNPILIGNEDDIKVKAAAHHLDVSHLTIYDPETYSGFSDLVDAFVERRKGKNTKEEAEKILKTPNYFGTMLVYTDKASGLVSGAAHSTGDTVRPALQIIKTKADVKKTSGVFVMVKGDERYIFGDCAINIAPDSSDLAETAIEAAKTARVFGIDPKVAMLSFSTKGSAVSPETEKVIAATALAKEKAPELTLDGEFQFDAAFVPTVAAKKAPDSPLNGQANTFIFPSLEAGNIGYKLAQRLGNFEAIGPILQGLNKPVNDLSRGCNTEDVYKLALITAMQGIS; encoded by the coding sequence GTGAGCAATATGTTTGCAGATATACAAAAAAAAGTAAAAAAGGCTAATCCTTCTATTGTTTTCCCTGAAGGGACGGATGAGCGAATTCTGGAAGCGACGGTGAGATTGAAAGAAAACGGAATATTAAATCCAATATTAATAGGTAATGAAGATGACATAAAGGTGAAAGCTGCGGCCCACCATTTAGATGTATCACACCTAACGATTTATGATCCTGAGACGTATTCAGGGTTTAGTGATTTAGTAGACGCTTTTGTTGAACGGCGCAAAGGAAAAAATACGAAAGAAGAAGCAGAAAAGATTTTAAAAACACCTAATTATTTCGGTACTATGCTCGTTTACACGGATAAGGCGTCTGGTCTTGTGAGTGGTGCAGCCCATTCAACGGGGGACACAGTGAGACCTGCCCTGCAAATAATTAAAACGAAAGCTGACGTGAAAAAAACGTCAGGTGTGTTTGTCATGGTTAAAGGAGACGAGCGTTATATATTTGGCGACTGTGCCATTAATATCGCACCTGATAGCAGCGATTTAGCTGAAACGGCTATTGAAGCAGCAAAAACAGCAAGGGTATTTGGAATTGACCCTAAAGTGGCGATGCTCAGCTTCTCAACAAAAGGATCTGCGGTGAGCCCAGAAACAGAAAAAGTCATCGCGGCAACAGCATTAGCTAAAGAAAAAGCGCCAGAACTTACGTTAGATGGTGAGTTTCAGTTTGATGCAGCGTTTGTGCCAACTGTGGCAGCGAAAAAAGCGCCGGACTCTCCTTTAAACGGACAAGCGAATACGTTTATTTTCCCTAGTTTAGAAGCAGGGAATATCGGTTATAAGTTAGCGCAACGCCTTGGGAATTTTGAAGCAATCGGCCCGATCTTACAAGGGTTGAATAAGCCAGTAAATGATCTATCCCGAGGTTGTAACACAGAAGATGTTTATAAGCTTGCACTCATTACAGCGATGCAAGGCATCAGTTAA
- a CDS encoding FAD-dependent oxidoreductase yields the protein MNCKALFQPLQIGSLTLKNRVVMGSMHVGLEGLENGLEKLTTFYQKRASHDVGLIVTGGAAVNAVGSGGPDFMTIYDDDDSERWAYLTHAIHKVGGAIALQLFHAGRYAYKDTIGQSPVAPSPLKSPINPDTPRALAHEDIEQTIMDFATGALRAKKAGFDAVEIMGSEGYLINQFVSPVTNKRTDQWGGSLKNRLAFPTKIVTAVREKVGDHYPIFFRMSGLDLIEGSTTEVETLQWAQAMEEAGADVLNVGIGWHESQVPTISMKVPRMHFLPVAEKIAEAVSIPVVASNRINDPRDAAFIIEKGKVQLISMARPFLADPTLMTKAKAGRFTEINTCIACNQACLDHVFEGKTATCLVNPEAGRETELQMTPASKPKRLLIIGAGPAGLETARVAAKRGHHVILADEKPYIGGQLNFAKLIPGKQEFNETLRYYKTQLDQLNVELHLNTHVDSSSPLLNEADDIIIAAGIMPRKPHIKGIDAHSIPSYRDLFEERIVPNHHVTIIGGGGIACDLALFLKEKGVETITLLQRSTKFAKGTGKTTRWATLMELKQADINMIGGISSYDDITDDSITFTIGNKQRTLSHTMIVLAAGQLPNDGVFMQKSSLEKPIHVIGGAKDAQGLDAKSAIYEGTILARSL from the coding sequence ATGAACTGTAAAGCGCTATTTCAACCGTTGCAAATTGGGTCCTTGACTTTAAAAAACCGTGTCGTAATGGGGTCGATGCATGTGGGTCTGGAAGGATTGGAGAATGGATTAGAGAAGTTAACAACGTTCTACCAAAAAAGGGCTTCCCATGACGTTGGTTTAATCGTGACAGGTGGAGCGGCAGTGAATGCTGTGGGAAGCGGCGGTCCTGATTTTATGACCATCTATGACGATGATGATAGTGAGCGATGGGCGTATTTAACGCATGCGATTCACAAAGTAGGTGGGGCTATCGCTCTTCAGTTATTTCATGCCGGTCGTTACGCCTATAAGGATACGATTGGTCAATCACCTGTCGCCCCCTCCCCTCTCAAATCCCCGATAAACCCTGACACTCCAAGAGCATTAGCACACGAAGACATTGAGCAAACCATCATGGACTTTGCTACTGGAGCTTTGCGTGCCAAAAAGGCTGGGTTTGATGCTGTGGAAATTATGGGATCTGAAGGCTATTTAATCAATCAATTCGTTTCCCCAGTAACTAATAAGCGCACCGATCAATGGGGAGGTTCCCTCAAAAATCGGTTAGCTTTTCCCACAAAGATTGTTACCGCTGTGCGTGAAAAGGTAGGTGATCATTACCCGATTTTTTTCCGGATGTCAGGGCTTGACCTTATTGAAGGCAGTACGACAGAAGTGGAGACCTTACAATGGGCACAAGCAATGGAAGAGGCCGGAGCTGATGTGCTTAACGTGGGCATAGGTTGGCACGAATCGCAAGTACCTACTATTTCAATGAAAGTACCTAGAATGCATTTTCTCCCGGTTGCTGAAAAAATTGCCGAAGCCGTATCTATTCCCGTTGTTGCGAGCAATCGAATTAATGATCCACGAGATGCTGCCTTTATTATTGAAAAAGGAAAAGTACAACTTATTTCAATGGCTCGTCCTTTTTTAGCAGACCCTACTCTCATGACGAAAGCTAAAGCTGGACGTTTCACAGAAATTAATACGTGCATCGCCTGTAATCAAGCCTGTCTCGATCATGTTTTTGAAGGTAAAACGGCTACATGTCTTGTTAATCCAGAGGCTGGCCGAGAGACAGAGTTACAAATGACGCCAGCCTCTAAGCCTAAACGTCTTCTGATCATCGGGGCTGGACCTGCCGGATTGGAAACAGCACGTGTTGCTGCTAAACGGGGCCACCACGTCATATTAGCTGATGAAAAACCTTATATTGGTGGGCAATTAAATTTTGCTAAGCTCATACCTGGTAAGCAGGAATTTAACGAAACGCTTCGTTATTACAAAACACAGCTCGACCAATTGAACGTTGAACTACACCTTAATACTCATGTGGATAGCAGCTCACCTCTATTAAACGAGGCAGATGACATCATCATTGCAGCAGGGATTATGCCACGAAAACCTCACATTAAAGGAATTGACGCCCATTCTATTCCAAGTTATAGAGACCTTTTTGAAGAACGTATTGTGCCAAATCATCATGTCACCATTATTGGAGGTGGAGGTATTGCCTGTGACTTAGCTTTGTTTCTAAAAGAAAAGGGGGTTGAAACGATTACCTTATTACAACGAAGTACTAAATTTGCAAAAGGTACCGGCAAAACAACACGTTGGGCTACGTTAATGGAGCTTAAACAAGCAGATATTAATATGATTGGCGGTATCTCCTCATATGATGACATAACGGACGACTCTATCACCTTCACTATCGGAAATAAACAACGTACCTTATCACATACGATGATTGTTCTAGCTGCTGGGCAACTGCCAAATGACGGGGTTTTTATGCAGAAATCTTCATTAGAAAAACCTATTCATGTTATTGGTGGGGCTAAGGACGCCCAAGGACTTGATGCCAAAAGTGCCATTTACGAAGGAACTATTTTAGCCCGCTCACTCTAG
- a CDS encoding enoyl-CoA hydratase/isomerase family protein, giving the protein METILYHIEHGVATITLNRPDVKNALNETLHKELYHVWEQARTNDEVKIIILTGTENAFSSGADLKSIPIESLNHFDHSDYLKRTFNKLIPLMDKTDKPTIAYINGIAVGAGLSLTLACDFRFADSDAKLALSFLKIGLAPDAGSSYYLPRILGLGKAIELSLGEPITAEEAYRIGLITQIGEPYEFIEKIKKVPQPAYSAMKAMMKSGLNGSLQDVLDREAEYQYLAGKSQAHSEAINNFLRKS; this is encoded by the coding sequence ATGGAAACCATTCTTTATCATATCGAACATGGTGTCGCCACCATAACACTTAATAGACCAGATGTAAAAAATGCTCTCAACGAAACGTTGCATAAGGAATTGTATCATGTTTGGGAGCAAGCACGTACCAATGATGAGGTGAAAATCATCATTCTTACTGGGACCGAAAACGCTTTTTCAAGTGGAGCTGATTTAAAAAGTATCCCAATAGAATCACTTAACCATTTTGACCACAGCGACTATCTCAAACGGACCTTTAATAAACTCATCCCTTTGATGGATAAGACGGATAAGCCGACGATAGCTTATATTAACGGGATAGCAGTAGGCGCAGGGCTTAGCCTTACTCTTGCCTGTGACTTTAGATTTGCAGACTCTGATGCGAAGCTAGCGCTTAGCTTTTTAAAGATAGGGCTCGCTCCCGATGCTGGCAGCTCTTATTATCTACCTCGTATTCTCGGTTTAGGCAAAGCAATTGAGCTCAGTCTCGGCGAACCTATTACAGCTGAAGAAGCCTACCGGATTGGCCTTATTACTCAAATTGGTGAACCCTATGAGTTTATCGAAAAAATCAAAAAAGTGCCACAACCAGCTTATAGCGCCATGAAAGCCATGATGAAAAGTGGCCTTAATGGTTCCTTACAAGACGTGCTAGACCGTGAAGCCGAATATCAGTATTTAGCTGGAAAGTCTCAAGCTCACAGTGAAGCCATTAACAATTTCTTAAGGAAGTCCTGA
- the hemQ gene encoding hydrogen peroxide-dependent heme synthase: MAEPAKTLDGWYVLHDFRKINWTEWKKVSSEERESIMAEFSTLLKKWDEAQSSFEGSHTLYSILGQKADLMIMILRPTMDDLIEIETAFNKTRLAEFTIPTYSYVSVVELSNYLPSDKDPEQDPEIQARLKPILPKWEYVCFYPMDKRREGNDNWYMLSMEDRQSLMRSHGMIGRSYAGKVRQIISGSVGFDDWEWGVTLFAHDVLQFKKLVYEMRFDEVSARYGEFGSFYVGTLLEGSAIKKYLHI; this comes from the coding sequence ATGGCAGAGCCGGCTAAAACATTAGATGGATGGTATGTGCTACATGATTTCCGTAAAATTAATTGGACAGAATGGAAAAAAGTATCCTCAGAAGAACGAGAATCAATTATGGCCGAATTTTCAACTCTTTTAAAAAAATGGGATGAGGCACAATCGTCCTTTGAAGGAAGTCATACGTTATATTCTATCCTTGGACAAAAAGCAGATCTCATGATAATGATCCTTCGTCCAACAATGGATGACCTTATCGAGATTGAAACAGCGTTTAATAAAACACGGCTTGCAGAATTTACAATACCTACTTATTCATACGTATCCGTCGTTGAATTAAGTAACTACTTACCGTCAGATAAAGACCCGGAACAAGACCCAGAAATTCAGGCTCGTTTAAAACCTATTTTGCCAAAGTGGGAATATGTTTGTTTCTATCCCATGGACAAGCGTCGCGAAGGAAATGATAACTGGTATATGCTATCCATGGAAGATCGCCAATCTTTGATGAGAAGTCACGGCATGATTGGAAGAAGCTATGCCGGGAAAGTACGGCAAATCATATCCGGTTCAGTTGGCTTTGACGATTGGGAATGGGGAGTCACGTTATTTGCCCATGACGTCTTACAATTTAAAAAGCTCGTATATGAAATGCGCTTTGATGAAGTGAGTGCCCGCTATGGTGAATTTGGCTCCTTCTATGTTGGAACACTTCTTGAAGGCAGCGCGATCAAAAAATACCTTCACATCTAA